In Gadus chalcogrammus isolate NIFS_2021 chromosome 13, NIFS_Gcha_1.0, whole genome shotgun sequence, a single genomic region encodes these proteins:
- the rab22a gene encoding ras-related protein Rab-22A, which translates to MALRELKVCLLGETGVGKSSIVWRFVEDSFDPNINPTIGASFMTKTVQYQSELHKFLIWDTAGQERFRALAPMYYRGSAAAIIVYDITKEESFQTLKNWVKELQQHGPPNIVVAIAGNKCDLSDAREVSEKDAKDYADSIHAIFVETSAKNAININEVFREISQRIPVLEAAGATSGRGFQLGRQASESRRTCC; encoded by the exons ATGGCACTGAGAGAGTTGAAAGTGTGTCTTCTTGGG GAAACTGGGGTTGGAAAGTCAAGTATTGTTTGGCGGTTTGTGGAAGACAGTTTTGACCCAAACATCAATCCAACAATTGG GGCGTCTTTTATGACCAAGACAGTGCAATACCAAAGTGAGCTTCACAAGTTCCTGATCTGGGACACGGCAGGACAGGAGCGG TTCCGTGCTCTGGCACCAATGTACTACAGAGGCTCAGCGGCAGCCATTATTGTTTACGACATCACAAAAGAG GAGTCCTTCCAAACACTGAAGAACTGGGTGAAGGAGCTGCAGCAGCACGGCCCTCCCAACATCGTGGTGGCCATCGCGGGAAACAAATGTGACCTCTCTGATGCCAG GGAAGTCTCTGAGAAGGATGCCAAGGACTATGCCGATTCTATTCATGCAATCTTTGTTGAAACCAGTGCCAAGAATGCCATTAATATCAACGAGGTCTTCAGAGAgatca GTCAGCGCATCCCTGTCCTAGAAGCTGCAGGAGCAACTTCAGGGAGAGGTTTCCAACTTGGACGCCAGGCATCAGAGTCACGTAGAACCTGCTGCTAA